From Enterococcus wangshanyuanii, the proteins below share one genomic window:
- a CDS encoding energy-coupling factor ABC transporter ATP-binding protein, translated as MKIQLKNLHFSYPSSEEVLKGIDLTIEGTKPVAIIGQNGAGKTTIVKHLNGILSPTSGDIWIDGEAIQTKGTAQWSKTVGYVFQNPDDQLFLETVKKELLFGPQQIGMSKKDIDQRLEWVAEVTGLKDKLEVHPFDLNATEKKFCTIASIMMMNPKVLIFDEPTCGQDVYGNRRLKKIIQELKHRGVLCITITHDMKFVADNFERIIVMKEGRVLLDGSVSEVFSQPERLKESFVTPPPITRVGQGVGFSEPVFTTEAFMTVFERERGE; from the coding sequence ATGAAGATCCAGTTGAAAAACCTTCATTTTAGCTATCCTTCAAGTGAAGAAGTATTAAAAGGAATCGATTTAACGATCGAAGGTACAAAACCTGTCGCGATCATCGGACAAAATGGTGCTGGTAAAACAACGATCGTCAAGCATTTGAATGGTATCTTGTCACCGACCTCTGGCGACATATGGATCGATGGAGAAGCGATCCAAACAAAAGGTACCGCGCAATGGTCGAAAACGGTTGGTTATGTGTTCCAAAATCCTGATGATCAATTATTTTTAGAAACAGTCAAAAAGGAATTGTTGTTTGGTCCGCAACAGATTGGTATGTCCAAAAAAGACATCGACCAACGCCTGGAATGGGTAGCGGAGGTAACTGGCTTAAAGGATAAATTGGAAGTTCATCCATTTGATTTAAATGCGACTGAAAAAAAGTTTTGTACGATTGCTTCTATTATGATGATGAATCCGAAGGTTTTAATCTTCGATGAGCCGACCTGCGGACAAGATGTTTATGGAAATCGACGCTTGAAAAAAATCATTCAGGAACTGAAACATCGTGGAGTGCTATGTATCACAATAACGCATGATATGAAGTTTGTGGCAGACAATTTTGAACGAATCATCGTGATGAAAGAAGGTAGGGTACTTTTAGACGGATCAGTGAGTGAGGTGTTTTCACAGCCTGAACGATTAAAAGAAAGCTTTGTTACACCGCCTCCGATCACGCGTGTGGGACAAGGAGTTGGGTTTTCAGAACCAGTATTTACGACAGAAGCGTTCATGACGGTTTTTGAAAGAGAAAGGGGTGAGTAA